Proteins from a single region of Scylla paramamosain isolate STU-SP2022 chromosome 35, ASM3559412v1, whole genome shotgun sequence:
- the LOC135090429 gene encoding uncharacterized protein LOC135090429 — protein sequence MLKLMNKTSEKQIYLTKYEDRKAAFVFAGDYNAHHREWLESVSPTDSHGRAALDFANVSGCSQLVVGPTHLAGNRLDLVFTDVPETVKVTTMAPLGTSDHSAISIQLNLRQNIPAYTVTKEVFLKGRINWSSVREDVSRIRLGPVLSNPDPVSALNEELKRIISRRVPVKKVCLRSNDKAWFNIDCRTARDTKQAAYRRWSHLRTRETWDAHTVARASCAAVYRTAESEYFTSAKEKLSTASDPHKWWSTLKSVVFGLRPSLPALLSDTGQLITSPKGKADLLMKLFDSKLCRAPAPTSELPPAMPVLTKLAFRSKEVMRLLLALDSHGGTDPLGMFPMFLKETAAVLAPKLSAVFRRLILTGSFPMCWRNANITAIPKGSPSSDASNYRPISITPLLSKIFEHVISGRLSRYLEHSHLIPANQFAYRKNLGTTDALLTISHKIQQALDCGHEARVVQLDFSAAFDRVNHAGLLRKLQSFGVGGPVLSILTQFLTHRTHRVCVDSCYSDWCSVHSGVPQGSF from the exons ATGAGGACCGAAAGGCAGCCTTTGTTTTTGCTGGTGATTATAATGCCCATCACCGTGAATGGCTTGAATCAGTTTCTCCAACTGACTCCCATGGTCGTGCTGCTCTTGATTTTGCGAATGTCTCTGGATGTTCTCAGTTAGTTGTGGGTCCAACACATCTGGCTGGCAATCGGCTTGATCTTGTCTTTACCGACGTACCAGAGACAGTCAAGGTAACCACTATGGCACCTCTTGGCACATCAGATCACTCTGCGATTAGTATTCAACTTAACTTGAGACAAAATATTCCTGCATACACAGTCACCAAAGAGGTCTTCTTGAAGGGGCGCATTAATTGGAGCTCTGTCAGAgaagacgtttctcgtattcgTCTAGGACCGGTCTTGAGCAACCCTGATCCTGTCTCAGCATTGAATGAGGAACTGAAGCGTATTATCTCTCGGAGGGTTCCTGTAAAGAAAGTTTGTTTGCGCTCCAACGACAAGGCCTGGTTCAACATTGATTGTCGTACTGCTAGAGACACTAAGCAAGCGGCTTATCGCAGGTGGTCACACTTAAGGACACGTGAAACTTGGGATGCGCACACTGTTGCCAGAGCTTCCTGTGCGGCAGTCTACAGGACTGCTGAGAGCGAATATTTTACCTCTGCGAAAGAAAAACTATCCACTGCATCTGACCCGCACAAGTGGTGGTCCACGCTGAAGTCAGTTGTCTTTGGTTTGCGACCATCTCTCCCTGCTCTGCTTTCTGATACTGGACAGCTGATCACAAGTCCAAAAGGCAAAGCTGATCTGCTGATGAAACTCTTTGACTCCAAGCTCTGTCGAGCTCCAGCCCCCACCAGCGAGTTGCCTCCCGCCATGCCAGTCTTGACAAAACTGGCTTTTAGGTCTAAGGAAGTCATGagactacttttagcactcgacTCCCATGGCGGCACGGATCCGCTTGGGATGTTTCCTATGTTTCTGAAAGAAACAGCTGCAGTTCTTGCTCCCAAACTGAGTGCAGTCTTCAGACGCCTAATCCTGACCGGTAGTTTCCCCATGTGCTGGAGAAATGCGAACATCACAGCGATCCCTAAAGGCTCTCCATCATCTGATGCCAGCAACTATAGACCAATCTCTATCACGCCGTTACTTTCTAAGATCTTTGAACATGTTATTTCTGGTCGTCTCTCTCGTTACCTTGAACACTCTCATTTGATACCAGCTAATCAGTTTGCTTATCGGAAGAACCTAGGGACTACGGATGCGCTACTCACTATCTCTCATAAGATTCAGCAAGCTCTTGATTGTGGGCATGAAGCCAGGGTAGTCCAACTTGATTTCTCTGCAGCTTTTGACCGAGTCAACCATGCCGGTCTTCTCAGGAAGCTGCAATCTTTTGGTGTCGGTGGCCCGGTACTGTCCATCTTGACTCAATTTTTGACCCACCGCACCCACCGTGTGTGCGTTGATAGTTGCTACAGTGACTGGTGCAGCGTCCACtcaggtgttccccagggtagc ttttaa